CCAACGCCTTGGGGAATTGGGAACTTCGCGGCGATTTTACCTGACTATGACGAGGCCGTGTACCATGTTGCTGAAAAGTTTTTAACGGACCTAGATTATACAGGTTTCTTCAATATGGATTTCAAGTATGACACGCGTGATAATACGTTCAAATTCTTTGAAATGAATATTCGGCCTGGTCGTTCAAGTTACTGGGCAACGTTGAATGGGGTTAACTGGGTTGGTGAAATTCTCAGTGATTATGACAATCAACGAACTTCACAAGCAACTGTATATGCCAACCAAGATACGAGTAAGTATCAACTTTGGCTACAAATCCCGGCGAAGATGTTTATCAAGTATGCACCCGAAAGTGCGGCAAAAGATACCGCAGTTAAGCTGATCAAGCAAGGGCGCTACGGCTTTACGTACAAATACCAACCCGATTGGAACTTTAAACGGCGGTTACTGTACATGCGCGCGAACCAATTGTTCCGCAAAAGTTATAAGCAGTATTTTGGTAGTCATTTAGATTAATCAAAAAGCGTGTCACTGAAAGTAATTTCATTTCAGTGGCACGCTTTTTAGTTAACGTTTTTGAATGGCTAAGACAAACGGTGGTTGGTTTTCTTGATTAATAAAACCGTATTGCAAGACGTTGTAGTCAGTGTGTGGTAAGGCTTCGACGTAATCCATGACGGCGTTGAGCTCAGTTTCCCCACCAGGATGACCATAATACACAACTAGCACGAGTAGGCCTTCTTTACGCAGGCGTGGCAAGATTGAGCTAACGGCTTCAAGGGTAGTATTGCCGTGTGTTATCACAGATTTATCAGCACCGGGTAAATACCCAAGGTTGAAAATTGCGCCGGCAACTTCTTGATCAGTTAGATATTCACCAACGTGCTCATGTCCCTTGTGGATAAGTTGGGTATTAGTAATGCCAGCTTCGTCAAGACGGTCGGTGGTGTGTTCAATAGCTTGTAATTGAACATCGAAACCAAGGACGCGTCCGCCAATCGGACCAACTAACCGTGCCAGAAATTCGGTATCATAACCATTTCCAACGGTAGCATCAATGACAAATTCACCAGGCTGGACAACTTGTTGTAACAGCGTGTGACTGTAATTTAAGGCGTTTTCGAGTTTCATTTTATTTTGACCTCGTGGTCTTGGAATCTAAAGATAGCAAATTTTGAAAGCATGAGCATTGTGAACCCTAATGCGTAACCAGCAATTACGTCAGTTGGATAATGCACACCTAAGTATATGCGACTTAATGGTAACGCAATGATGATGACCCCAAGAACAGCGTTCAAGGCAAAGCGCAAACCGTCATTTGACAAGTAGTAATTCGATAAAATAATTAATGAACCGTATAGTAAGACTGCATTCATTGTATGGCCAGATGGAAAACTGAGACCATGGGCTTGAATTAAATGGACAATGTGGGGACGTGGGCGATCGATAACCATCTTCAAAACGGTTGATAAACCTAGGCCAAAGACACTGACGTTCAAGATTAAGAAAATAGTCGCCTTGGCTTTCCGTTGAAAGATGAAAATCAGGGCAAGAATGAACATCAACGTTAGTGACCATTTTTCATTTCCGGCGCGGGTAACGTTTTTAAAGAACCAAGTTCGGTTAGGACTTAAAGGTTCCCGGATAAGATGGAAACCAGCATTATCAATTGCAGCAATCCAGTTTGTATCTTGGACAACACCCCAGGTTAATACTATGAAAATTAGCAGGGCCAAAAGAGCTAGCCCAATTTGTATTTTGGCAGTTGCTTTCACTTCATACTCCTTCATAACTTTGTTGAATTCAGGAGGCCCGGATGGCTCCATTAAAAATTATGTTTTAATTATACCACGCGCAATCATTGTAAAATGGCAGAGAAGTTGTTAAAATGAATTCATTAATTAAATATTTGCAACTGGTTAAAGTATTAGTTAAGAAGACAAGCAAAGAGAGTGAATGGGGCTGTGAATTCACGTTGTTAACTGACGAACTCGTTAATCATGAATGAGTTGCCGCATTTCTGCGTTACAGAAAAAGAATGAGGTGTTGGTGTTTAAGCCAGCATGAATTCGGGTGGTACCACGATATTATCGTCCCGTAATCAAGCTATATTTAGTTTGGTTACGGGACTTTTTTATTATTCTTTTGCCAGACACTGTGTTAGTTAGATGTTTAATTGCAAACTAACGCAGTGCCTAAGGAATCTACTTTCGGCGAAGCGAACACCGTGATGGGAAGTGATTTATCACTTCGCTCAGAGGAGATGAGGATTCTTAGGACTTTAGGCCTTAGAATCCCAGCTCGCTCTGACTTTCTAAGACTACGGGCTTAGAAAGCTTGGCTTCCATCTCGGTGCGATAAGTAGATTCCGTGGCACGTAGTGGCAGACAACTGCAAAATAGCTAAGCAACACAAAAATCAAAGGAGATACATCAATTATGGCTTATAATCACAAGTCCGTCGAAAAAAAGTGGCAACACTATTGGGACGAAAATAAAACGTTCAAGACTGGAACTGATACTTCAAAACCTAAGTACTACGCATTGGACATGTTTCCATTCCCATCAGGTCAAGGTCTCCACGTTGGTCACCCTGAAGGTTACACAGCGACTGATATCATTTCACGGATGAAGCGTGCGCAAGGCTACAATGTTTTACACCCAATGGGTTTCGATGCCTTTGGTTTGCCAACTGAACAATATGCAATGAAGACAGGACGTTTCCCAGCTGATATTACGAAGGAAAACGTCAACAACTTCCGTAAGCAAATGAAGAGCCTTGGTCTTTCATATGACTGGGATCGTGAAGTGAACACCACAGATCCTAAGTACTACAAGTGGACGCAATGGATTTTTGAACAACTTTACAAAAAAGGCTTAGCTTACGAAGACGAAATCATGGTTAACTGGGCACCTGATTTGATGGGTGGTACGGTTGTCGCTAATGAAGAAGTTATCGATGGTAAGACTGAACGTGGTGGTTTCCCCGTTTATCGCAAGCCAATGCGTCAATGGGTCTTGAAGATTACTGCTTATGCCGATCGTTTGATTGATGATTTGGATGATCTTGACTGGCCTGAATCAATCAAGGAACAACAACGTAACTGGATTGGCCGTTCAATTGGTGCGTCAGTATTCTTTGATGTTGATGGTGCTGATAAGCAAGTTGAAGTCTTCACAACACGTCCTGATACTTTGTTTGGCGCAAGCTACATGGTTCTTGCACCAGAACATGAATTAGTTGACCAAATCGCAACTGCTGACCAAACGGATGCAATTGCAGCATACCGTAAGGAAATCGCTTCTAAGTCTGATTTGGAACGGACTGATTTGAACAAAGACAAGTCTGGTGTATTTACTGGGGCTTATGCAATCAATCCAATCAATGGTGAAAAGTTGCCAATCTGGATTGCTGATTACGTCTTGGCTTCATACGGCACTGGTGCCATTATGGCAGTGCCAGCTCACGATACGCGGGATTATGAATTTGCACAAAAGTTTGATTTGAACATTAAGCCAGTTATTGAAGGTGGCGATGTTGATGAAGAAGCGTACACTGGTGACGGTGTGCACATCAACTCCGACTTCCTCGATGGTTTAAATAAAACTGACGCGATTGAAAAGGCCATTGCTTGGTTGGAAGATAACAAGCGCGGTCACAAGCAAGTTAACTTCCGGTTGCGTGACTGGATTTTCTCACGCCAACGTTACTGGGGTGAACCAATTCCTGTTATTAAGTGGGAAGACGGCGAAACAACTTTAGTTCCTGAAGCAGAATTGCCACTTCGCTTGCCACATGCTGATGACATCAAGCCTTCTGGGACTGGTGAATCACCATTGGCTAACTTGACTGACTGGGTGAATGTTGTTGACGAAAACGGTCGCAAGGGTAAGCGCGAAACTAACACGATGCCACAATGGGCTGGTTCATCATGGTACTTCTTACGCTATATCGATCCAAACAACGACGATGCAATTGCTGATCCAGACAAATTAAAGTACTGGTCTCCAGTTGACTTGTACGTTGGTGGTGCCGAACACGCAGTCTTGCACTTGTTGTATGCTCGCTTCTGGCACAAATTCTTGTATGACTTGGGTGTCGTGCCAACTAAGGAACCATTCCAAAAGTTAGTTAACCAAGGGATGATTTTGGGTGAAAACCACGAAAAAATGTCTAAATCAAAGGGTAACGTGGTTAACCCTGATGACATCGTGGAAGCATACGGTGCAGATACTTTGCGGATGTACGAAATGTTCATGGGACCATTAGACCAATCAATTGCGTGGTCTGAAGATGGTTTGGCTGGCTCACGTCGCTGGTTGGATCGTGTTTGGCGCATGATTATGGATGACGAAGACAAGTTGCGTGACCATATCACAACGGTCAATGATGGTACTTTGACGAAGAGCTACCACCAAACCGTTAAGAAGGTTACGGAAGATTACGAAGGATTGCGTTTCAACACCGCAATCTCACAAATGATGGTCTTTGTTAACGATGCATACAAGGCAGAGAACTTGCCAGTTGAATACATCGAAGGCTTCGTCCAATTATTGGCACCAGTTGCGCCACACATGGCTGAAGAATTGTGGAGCCAATTCCACAAGGATACGACGCTTGCCTTTGCTGCTTGGCCAACATATGATGAAAGCCAATTAGTAGAAGATGAAATCGAAGTGGTCTTGCAAGTGAACGGTAAGGTTCGTGGCAAGATGACGGTTCCAGCTGATACAACGCCTGAAAAGATTGAAGAACTTGGATTAGCTGAAGCAAGTATTCAAAAGCAAATCGAAGGTAAGACTGTCCGTAAGGTGATTAACATCAAGGGTAAATTGCTCAACATTGTTGCTAACTAAGTAAAATATTAGGCCTCTATTTTGTCTGACGCGGGGTTGAATAGAATTGGCCACTACGTGCCTGGAAATTGCTTGGCGCACCGCGCTGGAAGCACATGTTCAAGCCAAAGTGCGGTCTTGAACAACTCGGATAAGCTGGGACTCTAAGGAATAAATTCCTAAGTGTCCTCATCTTATCCTCAGCGGGAATATGTGCTTCACACATATCCCCCCCAGTCGCGGTGTAAAGGCTGCGCCCGCCAAGCAATTTTCAGCCACTGCGTTAGTTAGTAATAATACTCAAGCTAGCGGAAAATAGTCGTAGATTCAATCAAATCAGTTATCGCTAATTTTGTGAGGTGTTCAGAAATAGTGCCTAAAGTATATTCTGTGGTACGTGAGTATTGTTAAACAAAAGTACAGAAATGCGAAGACCACGCTAGAATAAATAGAAACTAAAATATTAGAAAACGCTGACGAAATGAAAAATTCGTCAGCGTTTTTATTTTTATTTTGTGTGGTACTATGTCTGCTGATGTGGGATTGAATAGAATTGGCCACTGCGCCCGCCAAGTAATTTACTGGCACTTCGTTAGTTAGTAATAATGCTCAAACTAGCGAAAACAGTTGCCAACCACAAGCCGCAATAGCATGGAAAAAACAACTCTGACAATAGAACCTCATTAATTCGATGACTGAAAAGTACAGAAACGAAAATCCAGCGCTAAAATATTATAGAACCTTTTTATTCAGTTATCTTGAATGGGAGGAAATGGTGTGTATCTGCCAACCACCGAGCGTTTATCCCGGCGACGACATTGGTGATATGAATGCTAAATAGACTACATATTCATATCCATCCCCGAATGATCCATTCCTGACATATCGCGACAAACGTGCAAGCCATTTTTTTCGAGCTGGTGAACGTAATGGGTGATATCGATTGGTTGATCATTATTTGGATCAAAGGATTCATATTGAGCCATCATGCCGGTATCTTCGTGTTCTAAAATGTGACAATGATACATATAAAGCCCGCTTTGGCGCACGCGGAATTTAATTTTGACCACTTCGCCGGGGTTAACGGCGACGGTGTCTTTCCAGCCATGTTCATTAGCAAATGGTGCGTTACCATTACGAGAAACAACTTGAAATTCACAACCGTGCATGTGGTAGGGATGAACCATACCACCGGTCATATCATTAGTGTTCTCGATTTCCCAGCATTGGGTCGTATTAATTGGGAGGCGATAGTCAATTCTCGTCATATCAAATAATTTATCGTCAAGACGAACTTCAGCATCCATCCCCGACATGACGGTTCGGTGATCGACATGATTGCTACTATCGTCAAGGTGTTCAACGGGTGCTAACTTATCAGGAATGACATAATCTGAAGCCGGCATCCGGCCGATGTTAAAAGTTATTAACGTGGAATCGTCGGTGCGTAATTGCACTTGATCGCCAGGTTGGTATCCGCGGAAATCAACCAAAATTTCGGCGCGTTCGGCACAGGTCAGCATTAATCTTGTGAAACCGACTGTTTGGGGTAGGAGACCACCATCAGAAGCAATTTGATAAAATGGTAAGCCGTCACTGAAATTTAAGCGGAACTCGCGCCGGTTAGCACCATTCAAAATGCGAAAGCGCATGACTGGTTGCGTGACGGTGTATGTGGCGTTAAGTGTGCCGTTCACTAAAGCATAATTCCCAGTCGTACCGTCAACATCGTAGTCAGCATCATAGTCTAATTGACCATTGTGGAATGAACGATCTTGGAGGACTAAGGGAATATCATTTGTCCCATATGCACGTGGTAAATCAATTTGGGCTTCAACGGTATCTTGGATGATGACCTCGGCCGCTAAGCCCTGCCAGACTTGTCTTGCAGTTTGAGGACATGGGTGTGGGTGGAGCCAAGCGGTTGCTGCTGGCTGATTTAGCGTGAACTCAATGGTTGATTGTTCACCAGGAAGAACTGCGGCAAACGGGCCACCGTCGGCAATGGGGCCAGAAATATTTAAGCCATGCCAGTGCCACGTGGTTGGTTCAGGTAAGTCATTGACTAGCGTGATTTTGTAGTGCACACCGACTTGGAACGGGATCGTTGGGCCAAGAATATTACCGTTATACCCCCAAGTATTAGTTGCCGGTGTATCGGGAAAATATTGCACGGTGCCTTGCTGCGCCCGGATTGTGCAGTAAGTGGTATCGTTAGTAACTTTATCAGGTGATAATAGTGGTGGAATTGCTAACGGTGATGAGTTCGTGGGTGCTGGAATGATTGGTTTGTAAGCCCCATCTTGTGTATCAAATGCGGTCTTGTCGTGAAAGTAATCTGAAATTAAGTCCATCTGGAAACTCCCCTCAATTTATTAATGTTTGTTAGTTAATGAATAAATAAAACTAATAATTGATTCTAATAACATTCCAGTTGCCATCATGTACATCGCAATCATGTCTTTCATCATGAAGGTAAAATATGCCATGATAATGTAAAAGATAACGAAAAAGAGGGCAAGCGATTTGCTGTTACGGGTACACATAATAAATTCCTCCTTTCTTTTAGCTAAGATAGTATTGTACAAAATATTAGCTTGAGGAGTATTAATTCCTTTTCAACTGCAAAATAAGTAAAAGTAGGTCAAAACTCCCGATACCCAATTCATTCTACTAGTAACCACTTAATTAATAATTAGGTATCTAACTATGATTTAACTAGTTAATAGCTTTGAAATTTATTGCATGTAAACTAACCCCATTATGCAATTATTAAAAATAAATGCAAGGTAAAAATACGTTTAGCCTAATCTTTATGTGAAATACGGTGAATAAAGTATTACGCTAAAACTATTGACCGAGGTTTGAAAAGGACAGGTGCTAGTAGAAGTAGTACGAGTGGAATCACAAGATAAGGTGGAAAGGTAAGCCTAATATCAAATATTGTGATTGATGAATAAGATTATTTATTGTAAACTTACGGTGGTTATTTAGAATTATTCTAATTTTAAAAAGTGAAAAGAGGGGCACATGCATAATCTTACAAAAACACAACGGACGTGGTTCATGATTACATTGTTAGGTGCGACATTTTCGATGTCGATTAGCCAATCAGCATTGGCTACGGCATATCCAAGTATTATGAAGCAATTTGAACTCACCGCGGGGACAGTCCAATGGTTAACAACGGGCTTTATGTTGTTAATGACGATAATGATGCCGATTAGTCCTTGGCTATTAGCTAATTTCAAATTTAAACCATTATTTAATATGATTCTGCTAACTTTTATTATTGGCACATTAATGGCAGTACTGGCACACAGTTGGAACATTTTACTTGTTGGGCGTCTTATTGAAGGGATTGCAGTGGGGGCACTGTTTCCAACTTTTCAATCGGTCTTGTTAGCAATCACACCAGAAGCTGAACGGGGGCAAGTGATGGGAAAAGCTGGCTTAGTGATGGGCTCAGCTTTGGCAACTGGCCCGATTGTTTCGGGAGTTGTCTTACAGTACTTGAGTTGGCGTGCGTTGTTTGGCGTATTTTTGGTTATCTTAATATTGATCCTAATTTTAGCTCAATTTTTTATGCGCAATGTGACGTCCTTGAAACCGTACAAATTAGATTGGCTATCAACTGTAACCATAATTGGCTTTGCGGGTTTAATTTATGCAATTAATATGCTGACTGCGAAAGCGTGGAGTAGTGCATTAATAGTTGGTGGCATTAGTATTATTTTAACGGGTATTTTTATTTATCGGCAATTACACATGGATGCACCATTATTGGATATTAAAGTATTCAAATCTAGTGTGTTTACTAAGTCAGTGTTCTTGACGGGAATATCTTACATTGGGTTAATTGTCACGACAGTTTTGATGCCATTATATTATCAGGTAATCTTGCATTTACCCATTTTGGCAAGTGGCTTGCTGATGGTGCCAGCTGCGGTGGGGTTAAGTTTATTAAATCCGCGTAGTGGTAAAATGCTTGATTATTTGGGTGCAAAGAAAACCGTGATGACCGGGTTAGGCATGATGATTGTGGGCTTTGGGTTGTTAGCACTACCATTTGGACAGCTGAGTTTATGGAAAAGCTTAATCGCGGCAATGATTATTGAAGGTGGTAATGCGTTTGCGATGATGCCAGCGGTAACTTTTGGTGCGAATACATTGACTGCTAGTCAGATTCCACATGGAACGGCAATCACCACGACAGTTCGGCAAATGCTCGGCTCGTTAGGAGTGATGGTCGCAATGGCAATTTTAACTGTGGTTTCACAAGCTGAACGCCAGGTTGATATGGCGGTACAGGGTTTTCATGTTGCATTTATTAGTTTTATGATAATTGAATTGATTGGGGTAATCGTAACAATAACCTTACCAAATAAAAAATAGTGGGCGAACATCGCAAGCTAATGTTTTCCACATAGCAAATAACCGCTACGAGCAATATCGTAACGGTTATTTGTGTCGGCATGTAATAATCTAAGTGTAATGTGGTCACTATTTCAGAAAAAATCAGTGTAGTGGGGCGGCTTGATTTAGGAGCTTTTGGCAATCCGGGCATAGGCCGTAGACTTCCATCAAACTATGACTGATTTGATAGCCAGTTTTTTTAGCCGCATCAGTTTCAATTGCGGTAAAAGAATAATCGAAGACATCTTCAATCTTACCGCAGTTAGTACAAATGACATGATAGTGGGGATGAGCAAAATAATCAAAATGTT
This is a stretch of genomic DNA from Periweissella cryptocerci. It encodes these proteins:
- a CDS encoding tRNA (mnm(5)s(2)U34)-methyltransferase; its protein translation is MKLENALNYSHTLLQQVVQPGEFVIDATVGNGYDTEFLARLVGPIGGRVLGFDVQLQAIEHTTDRLDEAGITNTQLIHKGHEHVGEYLTDQEVAGAIFNLGYLPGADKSVITHGNTTLEAVSSILPRLRKEGLLVLVVYYGHPGGETELNAVMDYVEALPHTDYNVLQYGFINQENQPPFVLAIQKR
- the leuS gene encoding leucine--tRNA ligase, with amino-acid sequence MAYNHKSVEKKWQHYWDENKTFKTGTDTSKPKYYALDMFPFPSGQGLHVGHPEGYTATDIISRMKRAQGYNVLHPMGFDAFGLPTEQYAMKTGRFPADITKENVNNFRKQMKSLGLSYDWDREVNTTDPKYYKWTQWIFEQLYKKGLAYEDEIMVNWAPDLMGGTVVANEEVIDGKTERGGFPVYRKPMRQWVLKITAYADRLIDDLDDLDWPESIKEQQRNWIGRSIGASVFFDVDGADKQVEVFTTRPDTLFGASYMVLAPEHELVDQIATADQTDAIAAYRKEIASKSDLERTDLNKDKSGVFTGAYAINPINGEKLPIWIADYVLASYGTGAIMAVPAHDTRDYEFAQKFDLNIKPVIEGGDVDEEAYTGDGVHINSDFLDGLNKTDAIEKAIAWLEDNKRGHKQVNFRLRDWIFSRQRYWGEPIPVIKWEDGETTLVPEAELPLRLPHADDIKPSGTGESPLANLTDWVNVVDENGRKGKRETNTMPQWAGSSWYFLRYIDPNNDDAIADPDKLKYWSPVDLYVGGAEHAVLHLLYARFWHKFLYDLGVVPTKEPFQKLVNQGMILGENHEKMSKSKGNVVNPDDIVEAYGADTLRMYEMFMGPLDQSIAWSEDGLAGSRRWLDRVWRMIMDDEDKLRDHITTVNDGTLTKSYHQTVKKVTEDYEGLRFNTAISQMMVFVNDAYKAENLPVEYIEGFVQLLAPVAPHMAEELWSQFHKDTTLAFAAWPTYDESQLVEDEIEVVLQVNGKVRGKMTVPADTTPEKIEELGLAEASIQKQIEGKTVRKVINIKGKLLNIVAN
- a CDS encoding phosphatase PAP2 family protein, whose product is MKEYEVKATAKIQIGLALLALLIFIVLTWGVVQDTNWIAAIDNAGFHLIREPLSPNRTWFFKNVTRAGNEKWSLTLMFILALIFIFQRKAKATIFLILNVSVFGLGLSTVLKMVIDRPRPHIVHLIQAHGLSFPSGHTMNAVLLYGSLIILSNYYLSNDGLRFALNAVLGVIIIALPLSRIYLGVHYPTDVIAGYALGFTMLMLSKFAIFRFQDHEVKIK
- a CDS encoding multicopper oxidase family protein; protein product: MDLISDYFHDKTAFDTQDGAYKPIIPAPTNSSPLAIPPLLSPDKVTNDTTYCTIRAQQGTVQYFPDTPATNTWGYNGNILGPTIPFQVGVHYKITLVNDLPEPTTWHWHGLNISGPIADGGPFAAVLPGEQSTIEFTLNQPAATAWLHPHPCPQTARQVWQGLAAEVIIQDTVEAQIDLPRAYGTNDIPLVLQDRSFHNGQLDYDADYDVDGTTGNYALVNGTLNATYTVTQPVMRFRILNGANRREFRLNFSDGLPFYQIASDGGLLPQTVGFTRLMLTCAERAEILVDFRGYQPGDQVQLRTDDSTLITFNIGRMPASDYVIPDKLAPVEHLDDSSNHVDHRTVMSGMDAEVRLDDKLFDMTRIDYRLPINTTQCWEIENTNDMTGGMVHPYHMHGCEFQVVSRNGNAPFANEHGWKDTVAVNPGEVVKIKFRVRQSGLYMYHCHILEHEDTGMMAQYESFDPNNDQPIDITHYVHQLEKNGLHVCRDMSGMDHSGMDMNM
- a CDS encoding MFS transporter, which codes for MHNLTKTQRTWFMITLLGATFSMSISQSALATAYPSIMKQFELTAGTVQWLTTGFMLLMTIMMPISPWLLANFKFKPLFNMILLTFIIGTLMAVLAHSWNILLVGRLIEGIAVGALFPTFQSVLLAITPEAERGQVMGKAGLVMGSALATGPIVSGVVLQYLSWRALFGVFLVILILILILAQFFMRNVTSLKPYKLDWLSTVTIIGFAGLIYAINMLTAKAWSSALIVGGISIILTGIFIYRQLHMDAPLLDIKVFKSSVFTKSVFLTGISYIGLIVTTVLMPLYYQVILHLPILASGLLMVPAAVGLSLLNPRSGKMLDYLGAKKTVMTGLGMMIVGFGLLALPFGQLSLWKSLIAAMIIEGGNAFAMMPAVTFGANTLTASQIPHGTAITTTVRQMLGSLGVMVAMAILTVVSQAERQVDMAVQGFHVAFISFMIIELIGVIVTITLPNKK